The Salvia miltiorrhiza cultivar Shanhuang (shh) chromosome 1, IMPLAD_Smil_shh, whole genome shotgun sequence genome has a window encoding:
- the LOC131021299 gene encoding uncharacterized protein LOC131021299 — MQIIAVADQPEEDLSNPACTPIITPGSTNLALNHVRRIDVVGHGIPPIHFLLQGGTPHFQFIDYLTQACRFQGTRWQVCERLDGPEFSVPAAVCGAQETGFEVHTMLDGHVRIKSLHFDRFWRRSPNWIWADANGTHADTLFWPVKIDDNTIALRNAGNNNFIVTLRIDGKTDCLNAQVPNMTLDTRFEVEELVLKREIYHVRYRMEESRIYDEEPSIAGTATAGNFLVGNTITGGKTRRR; from the exons ATGCAAATCATCGCAGTCGCCGACCAGCCTGAGGAAGATTTGTCCAACCCCGCCTGCACGCCCATAATCACGCCCGGCTCCACCAACCTCGCCCTCAACCACGTTCGCCGCATTGATGTCGTGGGTCACGGCATTCCCCCAATTCATTTTCTCCTCCAAGGTGGCACTCCTCACTTCCAGTTCATTGATTACCTTACCCAGGCATGTCGCTTTCAAGGGACACGATGGCAG GTATGTGAGAGGCTTGACGGTCCAGAATTTTCCGTACCAGCAGCTGTATGCGGAGCCCAGGAAACGGGGTTCGAGGTGCACACCATGCTGGACGGACATGTCCGCATAAAGTCCCTTCATTTCGATAGGTTCTGGAGACGCAGTCCCAATTGGATATGGGCCGACGCCAACGGCACCCACGCTGACACCTTGTTTTGGCCTGTCAAAATTGACGACAACACCATTGCGCTTCGGAACGCAGGCAACAACAACTTCATCGTGACTTTGCGCATCGACGGAAAGACAGACTGTCTGAACGCCCAAGTACCCAACATGACCTTAGATACGAGATTTGAGGTGGAGGAGCTGGTTCTCAAAAGAGAGATCTACCACGTCAGATACCGAATGGAGGAATCTCGAATCTACGACGAGGAGCCCTCCATCGCTGGAACAGCCACCGCCGGTAATTTTCTCGTCGGTAAcacaattaccggcggcaaaacacgccgccggtaa
- the LOC131006731 gene encoding secreted RxLR effector protein 161-like: MEDCKAINTPVECRIKLSKNDGGEKVYLKLYKSLFGSLRYLTCTRPDIVYATWLVSHYMEVPTIMHIKATKRILRCLKGTINYGLLYSSLDQYKLVGYSDSDWAGDNDDHKSTSGFVFFMVDTFIWMSKKQPIITLSTCEAEYVAATSSVCMQFG; this comes from the coding sequence ATGGAGGACTGTAAAGCAATCAACACACCGGTGGAATGCAGGATTAAGCTATCCAAGAACGATGGAGGAGAAAAAGTTTACCTGAAGCTATACAAGAGCTTGTTTGGAAGCTTGCGATACTTAACTTGCACAAGGCCAGACATAGTTTATGCCACATGGCTCGTAAGTCACTATATGGAGGTTCCAACCATTATGCATATAAAGGCAACAAAGAGAATTCTTCGATGTCTCAAAGGTACGATCAACTATGGCCTGCTCTATTCAAGTCTTGATCAATATAAGCTTGTCGGATACAGTGATAGCGATTGGGCTGGAGATAATGATGACCACAAGAGTACAAGTGGATTCGTGTTCTTCATGGTAGATACGTTCATCTGGATGTCAAAAAAACAACCAATAATCACGTTGTCAACatgtgaagctgaatatgtggctGCCACATCTAGTGTTTGCATGCAATTTGGCTAA